TGATCTGGCTGAAAGACTGGTACAGTCCGCAGGAATTGGAACGGGAATTGAATAGCTGGGTTGAAGACTATAACAGCAGTTACCTGCATTCGACACTGGGGTACAGATCGCCGAATGCGGCAGAAGCATCATACTACGCAGACCGGCTGTCTACTATTTGTGCCGCTTGACTTACAGGGGTGCATTACAAACATATGTTCCCCCATATCCTAAATCTGTAAAAAATTTTATGTTTTTATATTCTTTAATCTTTTTAGAGTTACAAATAGATTCACTGTGGAATATACACTCAGAACCCATTTTCAGTTTACACCTTTTCTCATCGAAAATCTAGAACAAACAGAGGATATAATACAATTGGCTGGTTATCCTCACCTGATGCAAAATCCGGCAAGCCGGATAGACGCGCACTTCGAGAGCGCGGCAGTTTGCACAGGTGGGAGATAACCGCATAAAAGCGTAAATGACAGAAAGGAAAACGGCGGGCTTCGGTCACAGCTCTGCTTCCTCACATACGCTCGTTGCAGGCCGCGACCCCGGCTCGTGGCCGCACACAGTGCGGCATCACTCCGCCTTTCGAATCCCTACGCAGGCCAAGCAGTTGGCCTGCTCTCTCCCGCCATAAAACAAAAAGCCCCGCTTTCGCGGGGCTTTTATCAGAATGGCGGGCCCAATGGAACGCGTTTCGCAACTATTTGCTTAACCATGGGAATGAATTGTTATTGCCCATAGCATTTAACTGTTAATGTTTCCCTAGCCATTTCCGTACCATCTAAAAGCTCGTCGAAACCCTTTTGAAGCAGCCTCTTTTACGGTAAAACTAAAAAATTCACCAGGTTTTGATATCTTTGTATAGTCATATTTTTGATCCATTGGTAAATGATAAATCCGCGTTTCCCTTCCATCTTCATCTTTATTAATATTGCATTTTATGCGAGGGAACGGTTCTAATTTCTTTGACTCAATAATGTCAACTTTTAAATACTTAGCAAAGCTTCTAGCTTCATCTGATACTTTTATATTTGTGATTAAAACTGGAACTACAAAGTCAGAACTTTTTGACGAAAGAATATATTCAACCGTTGTTCCATATAATTGGGCAATATGTTTCTCGTGAATTTGTTTATATTCGGCCCAGTATTTACATTGAATAATAAGGGTAATTCCATCTTTTTTTGCAATTATATCTCTTCCGAGATCTTTCAATTTCTGTTCTATACCAATGTATTCAATATCCCATCCATTTTTTTCATATTCATGACCAATGAACATTTCATAGTCACGTCCTATTTCCCACAGATTCTTTCTACCGGCAATATATCGATCTAATGCTAATTGATTCCTATCATCAACAGACAATTTGTCCCATTCTTCCGTAGTCAAATAATGTCTAGTCCTATCGACATTTTCTTCCAGTTCCACAAGATCATTAAACTCTCCCATTTCTTTTATAGTGGCTAAGTTGTCAACATATAATTCTAAGTCTGGGAAAAGTTTAAATAGATATTCATATTTATACTTCATAATCTTCATTTCCCGTATGTATGATTGAGTCTCCGAGCGGAGATTGCGGATTCGCTCTGCTTCTTTCGGGGCAGGATGTTTTTTCGTTTCTACATATTTGGCTGCAATTTCGTAGCGAAGAGTCTGATAATCAGACGCAAGTTCTGAAATATAGTTGAGGCCTTCAGCAAAATTTTCTGTTAATTTTTTATAAATTATTTCATTTTCACCTGAAATTTTAGAAAGCTGATTGTTTCTTACATGAAGGTGTTTATTTTCCTCATTAATCGAATGTACTTTCTTTAAAAGAGCTTCATTTTGCGATGTTAAGAAAGAAATTGTTTCTCGCTTTCTGCGAAATGAAGTTACAACTAAGTCGGTTGCTATGAGTATGCCCACAATACCTAAGAGTAACATAAACCCTCACCTATAAAATTCAACTATAGAACACTTTAGTAAACCAAATTTGACATTCATTTGTCTGTGATATGCCATAAAGCGCGGGCGGGGGGCCCTCGAATGGGCCTCCCTCAGCGCGACACTGCCTAACACCAATTTGTGGCAAATTGCGGCTCAAATCCGGCGGTTATCCTCACCGCAAAATCCGGCGGGCCGGATAGCCGCGCCATAAGGGCGCGCGGCGGTTAGCGCAGGTGGGAGATAACCGCCCCCTATGGGTTTATTAATAGTGCTATATCTCAACGCCAACACAGTATTGCAATAAGAGTTCTGTCGTTGTATACTAAAATGGAACTAAATATGCTATTTTTTTGGGGGGGGCATTCTAATGAAACTTCCGGCAACAAATATCCTTGAAACAATCGAATGCATTTCATGGAACGAATTTAAGCAAAAACTTCCTAGCATTGAGTCTAAATGCATCAAACTCGCTGACAACACCACATTTACTCCAATGGCCGCCTATTTCCGTGGACAAGCGGATGCCAAATGGGAACTTAAGACCACGCTCGAACGTGAGACACATTTCGAACTGTATTCGTCTTGCAAAGATTACATTTCTTTACTGAATAAAATAGATGGTGCAATAAAATCCATTCATCCAGAAAGTCCAAAATTTGACTATAAAAATCATTTGGATAAAAGTCACATGCTGTTTTCGAACAATGACTTATTGGAATATTTTGCATTTGTTAGGCATCTTGGTTTTCCCTCACCCTTACTAGATTGGTCACGCTCTCCATATGTCGCCGCATTTTTTGCGTTTAACACATGTGATCCAACTGCGGTCAGCAATGTCGCGATATATGTTCTATACAACAACTCCGTATTAACTCATGAGCAAACCTCTGGCATTCGGGGTACAACTTTTCTCTTCATTGGTGAATACCTGCGCACACATAAACGACACTATATACAACAAAGCAATTATACTCTTGCACTGGAAAGTAGCCTAACAAAAGACAACGCCACCTATAAACTCTCAAGTGAAAAATTTGTCCCATACATTAAAACTTTCGAATGTGACAACAGCAGAAACTATTTAAAAAAATATATCCTTCCCTCTAGCGAAAGGAATATTGCCCTTAAAGATTTAGACAAAATGAATATCAACTCATTTTCCCTATACGAATCTGATGAAGCCTTGATGAAAACCTTATTTAATCGTGAAGTTCTGTTCAAAGATTAATCATGACAAAAGCAATTATCTATGTGCGAGTATCAAGTCGGGAACAGGCCGACGAAGGCTATTCCATTGAGGCGCAACAGAAATTTCTACGCCAGTATGCCGCCGAAAAGGGCATTGAAATCGTTAAAGAATTCGTGGAAGTGGAAAGCGCAAAAGCGGCTGGCCGCACCGCTTTCAATGAAATGCTTGCCTATCTGCACCGCCAGAAACAGGTTAAAACGGTTCTCTGCGAAAAGACCGACAGGCTCTACCGCAATTTTACCGACTATGTTGCCTTGGACATCGACCAGCAGGACATCACTCTTATTCTTGCCAAGGAAGGTGAAGTATTAAACCGACAATCAAAATCACACCAGAAACTGGTGCATGGCCTTAAAGTGCTTCTGGCAAAAAATTACATCGATAATTTGCGCGAGGAAATTACCAAAGGCATGGCTGAAAAAGCGCGGCAGGGCGGCTACCCGCAAAAAGCGCCCACGGGCTATATAAACAACACCGTTACCAGAGCCCTCGACCTTGACCCGGAACGCGCCCCTTTTATTAAAAAAGTATTTGAACTATACGCTTCCGGCGCATACTCGTTGGAACAAGTACACGAAATTATCGAGAAAGACGGCCTAATTTCGCGCTCCGGCAAACACCTTAGCAAAAGCAACATTCACTGGATATTGAACAACCCTATTTATTACGGTTATTTCAGGTGGAAAGGCGGCCTGTACAAAGGCATACACCCGCCCATAATTACTAAAGCCCTGTTCGACGCCGTGCAGGAACGCTTTGAAAGCATGAACCGACCGAAGAAAACAAAACGCGATTTTGCATACACCGGCATGATTCGTTGCGCCAAATGCGGCTGCATGATTACCGCCGAAATGAAAAAAGGCAAATATGTTTATTACCACTGCACCAATTATAAAAAGGATTGCGCAAGGGACTATGTGCGGGAAGCTGAAATTGAAGCGCAATTTGATGAAGCCGTACGGCGCATTGTAATACCCACCGATAAACTGGCATGGCTGAAAACCATTTTACAGGAAAGTCATGCTGACGAAAAAACATTTCACGACGCAAGCGTGAAACAGCTCAACCACGAACTTGCCGAACTGCAAGACTGGACAGACAAAGCCTATCGTGATAAATTGCGGGGCGTAATAACCGAAGAATATTGGACCAAAACTACCGCCGAGTGGTCGGCCCGCGCCCAGACCCTTACCGAAACGCTTAAACGCCACCAGAGCGCAAACCGAAGTTATTTGGAAGAAGGCGTGAAGATACTTGAACTGGCGAACAAAGCGTATGACTTGTTCAAAGTTCGAAAGTCCCATGAAAAACGGGAGTTGCTGAATTGCCTTGTATCGAACTGCGTTTTAGACGGCAAAAAGCTGACCTTTACCTATAGAAAACCCTTCGACATTTTTGCCGAAGGGTTTTCTCGTTCAAATGGGCGGAGGGAGTGGGATTCGAACCCACGGAAAGGTTGCCCCTTCACTAGTTTTCAAGACTAGCGCCTTAAACCGCTCGGCCATCCCTCCGAATGTGCAATCGAAATTTCTTTCTGTTATTTTACCATTTCCGCCCGCTTCCCCGGTACGGGACCGCCGGCGCGAGACCGGGCCCGGCCGCTACGCCGTTTTGCCCGGCAGCCGAAACTTCAGGCGCAATTCAGCGCCTTTGCCGGGCGCGCTTTCCAGTTCCGCCGTCCCGCCGTGCGCCTCCACAATCCGCTTTACAAAAGCAAGCCCAAGCCCCCAGCCTTCCACCTGCCCGGTAAATGAATTTTCAGCCTGATAGAATTTGCGGAACACGTTCTGCGTGTCTTCCGGCGCAATGCCCGGCCCGTTGTCGGAAACCGTCACCACGCCAAACCCGCCCGCTTCCCCAACCGCGACATCAACCAGTTTCGTGCCGCCCGGATTGAATTTCAACCCGTTCGCGACCAGCTCGGCGATCGCGCTGCGGAGCAGCCCGTCATCCCCGGCAATGATAACACCCGGCTGCAGGCAGGTGAAAATTGATTTCTTCCCGACCTGCGGAGCCGGCATGTCGCCGGCCTGCCTCGGCAAAATGGCGTCCACCTCGTACTGCTCTGTGGCCCGCCGGACGGCTTCCGCCGTCAGCCGGCCCAGATCCACGTTCTTTTTCTCAAGCTTCGCCGGGTCCAGCCCTTCTACGGCGGCAAAGCTGACCACTTCGTCTATCAGCGCGTTCAGCTTCAGCCCCTGCCTCGTAATCACATTTACAGCCTTGATCGCATCCGGGCTGCCAACCTCCTCCGCAAGTATCTCCAGATACCCGTTAATAACCGTAAGAGGTGTGCGCAGTTTGTGCGAAATAAGCGACAGGAAATCCCGCGCCAGCCGCTCTTCAGTTTTTCTCGAAGTCACATCCCGGAACAGCAATATCCAGCCTTCCCGCCGCGCCGGCATGCCGTGCGCCGTTTCCGAGGCCAGGGGAATCACGTTGCCCTCGATAAAAAGTTTTTTGGGTTCCGTGCGCTCGCCTTCAAAATCAGTTGCCGGCTGTTCGGATTGCAGCAAAGTCTCCAGCGGCGGCGTCAGCCGCATCCCGGCCAACGCCTCGGAAATCCCGGCGGAAGTGTTTTGCAGATAAAGCCGGGCGGATTCATTGGCCAGTTTTATGTTGCGCGCGTCATCAAGCATGAGCACGCCGTCACGGGTGCGCTCGAACAACAATCCCAGCAGCCGTTTTTCCTCTTTGACCGAAGCGAATAACCGCGCGTTCTCGATCGCGATGGCGGCCTGCGAGGCGAACGCCTCGAAACTCCGCAATTCGTAATCGGTGAACGGCCCTTCAAGATGGTTGAGCGCCTGCACCACTCCGATAATTCTGCCTTTGACTATCATCGGGCAGGACAGGATGGAACGGGTCACGAACCCGCTTTTCTCGTCAATCGCGCGCAGATGGGAGGCGTCCAGCTCCACATCGTTTATGATGATGGATTTCTCCTCCAGCACGGTGCGGCCCGCTATGCCCTGCCCCGGCTTGAGCCGGATTTTCTGGATTTCGGGATCCAGCCCCATCGCCACGTCGAAATACAGTTCTCCGGTAACCGGATCAATAAGAAAAAGCGAGGCCCGCTCCGCGCCCACCACCCGCGAAGCCAGCTTCATGATGTAGTTCAGGAGATCGCCCAGCTCCAGCTTGGAAGATAACAGCCGGCTCACCGTTACCAGCATTTCAAGGCTGGAATAATCTTCACGCGGCATATTCGCTCCCCCTCAAAAACCCGCTTTGACAAGAAACCGGTAACTGTTCCTTATTGAATACGAACCCTGCGCCACCCAGTTGTAATCGAAATTGAAAAAGGAAGTGTCCGTAATATGCATCCGGATTCCGGTCCCCAGGCTGTGCGCTACCGGCATATCCGGCATGAACGAAATATAGTGATAACTGAGATACAGCGCGGCATTGTTATTGTCCTTGTCCACCCGGGTGAACTGGAAACCGCCCGAAGCCTTCGGAAACGCGAGCGTGCCGGTCAGCAGGCCCAGATCCGCCAGATCGGTCTGGTCAAAACTCGCGCCGGGGAACCGCCGGGTTCCGCCAACCGACGTTCCGTACTGGTATATCGCGCCGCTGAGCATGAAATTGAACTCGCCGTAGTAATCATGCACATAGTCGAGCGTGTAACACATTTCCGGCACCGTTATGCGGTCGGAATTATACGGCATGTTCTGCAGCGCCGCGCCGAACCCGACCGCCAGTGCCGCCGAAAAATCGTCGCCGCTGCGGCCGTAGATATTGAGCACCC
This genomic window from Elusimicrobiaceae bacterium contains:
- a CDS encoding restriction endonuclease, translated to MGILIATDLVVTSFRRKRETISFLTSQNEALLKKVHSINEENKHLHVRNNQLSKISGENEIIYKKLTENFAEGLNYISELASDYQTLRYEIAAKYVETKKHPAPKEAERIRNLRSETQSYIREMKIMKYKYEYLFKLFPDLELYVDNLATIKEMGEFNDLVELEENVDRTRHYLTTEEWDKLSVDDRNQLALDRYIAGRKNLWEIGRDYEMFIGHEYEKNGWDIEYIGIEQKLKDLGRDIIAKKDGITLIIQCKYWAEYKQIHEKHIAQLYGTTVEYILSSKSSDFVVPVLITNIKVSDEARSFAKYLKVDIIESKKLEPFPRIKCNINKDEDGRETRIYHLPMDQKYDYTKISKPGEFFSFTVKEAASKGFRRAFRWYGNG
- a CDS encoding GAF domain-containing sensor histidine kinase; the encoded protein is MPREDYSSLEMLVTVSRLLSSKLELGDLLNYIMKLASRVVGAERASLFLIDPVTGELYFDVAMGLDPEIQKIRLKPGQGIAGRTVLEEKSIIINDVELDASHLRAIDEKSGFVTRSILSCPMIVKGRIIGVVQALNHLEGPFTDYELRSFEAFASQAAIAIENARLFASVKEEKRLLGLLFERTRDGVLMLDDARNIKLANESARLYLQNTSAGISEALAGMRLTPPLETLLQSEQPATDFEGERTEPKKLFIEGNVIPLASETAHGMPARREGWILLFRDVTSRKTEERLARDFLSLISHKLRTPLTVINGYLEILAEEVGSPDAIKAVNVITRQGLKLNALIDEVVSFAAVEGLDPAKLEKKNVDLGRLTAEAVRRATEQYEVDAILPRQAGDMPAPQVGKKSIFTCLQPGVIIAGDDGLLRSAIAELVANGLKFNPGGTKLVDVAVGEAGGFGVVTVSDNGPGIAPEDTQNVFRKFYQAENSFTGQVEGWGLGLAFVKRIVEAHGGTAELESAPGKGAELRLKFRLPGKTA
- a CDS encoding FRG domain-containing protein, which translates into the protein MKLPATNILETIECISWNEFKQKLPSIESKCIKLADNTTFTPMAAYFRGQADAKWELKTTLERETHFELYSSCKDYISLLNKIDGAIKSIHPESPKFDYKNHLDKSHMLFSNNDLLEYFAFVRHLGFPSPLLDWSRSPYVAAFFAFNTCDPTAVSNVAIYVLYNNSVLTHEQTSGIRGTTFLFIGEYLRTHKRHYIQQSNYTLALESSLTKDNATYKLSSEKFVPYIKTFECDNSRNYLKKYILPSSERNIALKDLDKMNINSFSLYESDEALMKTLFNREVLFKD